In one Phyllostomus discolor isolate MPI-MPIP mPhyDis1 chromosome 8, mPhyDis1.pri.v3, whole genome shotgun sequence genomic region, the following are encoded:
- the LOC114504320 gene encoding ornithine decarboxylase-like has translation MNSFTDEEFGCHFLDEGFTAKDILDQKINEVSSSDDKDAFYVADLGDILKKHLRWLKALPRVTPFYAVKCNDSRTIVKTLAAIGTGFDCASKMEIQLVQSLGVPPERIIYANPCKQVSQIKYAANNGVQMMTFDSEVELMKMARAHLKAKLVLRIATDDSKAVCRLSVKFGATLKTSRLLLERAKELNVNVIGVSFHVGSGCSDPETFVQAISDARCVFDMGAEVGFNMYLLDIGGGFPGSEDVKLKFEEITSVINPALDKYFPPDLGVTVIAEPGRYYVASAFTLAVNIIAKKLVLKEQTGSDDEDESSEKTFMYYVNDGVYGSFNCILYYHEHVRPVLQKRPKPDEKHYSSSIWGPTCDGLDRIVERCALPEMHMGDWLLFENMGAYTVAAAASTFNGFQRPTVYDVMPGPAWQLMQQVQNCDALAAAEEQDVSALPVSCAWESGMELHPAACASARINV, from the coding sequence ATGAACAGCTTTACTGATGAAGAGTTTGGCTGTCATTTCCTCGATGAAGGCTTCACTGCCAAGGACATCCTGGAccaaaaaattaatgaagtttcTTCTTCCGATGACAAGGACGCCTTCTACGTTGCGGACCTGGGGGACATCCTGAAGAAACACCTGAGGTGGCTGAAAGCTCTTCCTCGGGTCACCCCTTTTTACGCGGTCAAGTGCAATGACAGCAGAACCATAGTGAAGACCCTTGCTGCCATCGGGACGGGGTTTGACTGTGCCAGCAAGATGGAAATACAGCTGGTGCAGAGTCTCGGGGTGCCTCCAGAGAGGATCATCTATGCAAATCCTTGTAAACAAGTGTCTCAGATTAAATACGCTGCCAATAACGGAGTCCAGATGATGACTTTCGATAGTGAGGTCGAGCTGATGAAAATGGCCAGGGCGCATCTGAAGGCCAAGTTGGTTTTGCGGATCGCCACGGATGACTCCAAAGCAGTGTGTCGTCTCAGTGTTAAATTCGGTGCCACTCTCAAGACGAGCAGGCTGCTCTTGGAGCGGGCGAAAGAGCTCAATGTCAACGTCATCGGTGTCAGCTTCCACGTGGGCAGCGGCTGCAGCGACCCTGAGACCTTCGTGCAGGCCATCTCCGATGCCCGCTGCGTCTTCGACATGGGGGCTGAGGTCGGTTTCAACATGTACCTGCTGGACATCGGTGGTGGCTTTCCTGGATCTGAGGATGTAAAGCTTAAATTCGAAGAGATCACCAGTGTCATCAACCCGGCTCTGGACAAGTATTTCCCCCCCGACTTGGGGGTGACGGTCATCGCGGAGCCCGGCAGATACTACGTTGCGTCAGCGTTCACGCTTGCAGTTAACATCATCGCCAAAAAACTGGTGTTGAAGGAGCAAACGGGCTCTGACGACGAGGACGAGTCGAGCGAGAAGACCTTCATGTATTACGTGAACGACGGGGTGTACGGGTCCTTCAACTGCATCCTGTACTACCACGAGCACGTGAGGCCCGTCCTGCAGAAGCGGCCCAAGCCCGATGAGAAGCACTACTCCTCCAGCATCTGGGGACCCACGTGCGACGGCCTGGACCGCATCGTGGAGCGCTGCGCCCTGCCCGAGATGCACATGGGGGACTGGCTGCTCTTCGAGAACATGGGCGCCTACAccgtcgccgccgccgcctccaccTTCAACGGGTTCCAGCGGCCGACCGTCTACGACGTGATGCCGGGGCCCGCATGGCAGCTGATGCAGCAGGTCCAGAACTGCGACGCCCTGGCTGCCGCGGAGGAGCAGGACGTGAGCGCCCTGCCGGTGTCCTGCGCCTGGGAGAGCGGGATGGAGCTGCACCCGGCAGCCTGCGCCTCAGCTCGCATTAATGTGTAG